A genomic segment from Methanobrevibacter oralis encodes:
- a CDS encoding Nre family DNA repair protein: MKTTKNAYLAKLTEQIQMKSVKIGRNLEGSTPPSVFIGRWSYPKVYAGPMMSPELGDTAIMDSPESWIGENKSQEDIINYRMNLVRGKHLIKIDDLENPFIEKLQDISLASKSIDSEATFGSRPTGSMLTEDSMPHGPSAVIKKFDIDAVKWDRQLEKTYYDTDLKASEAVVNLHEKNVPFTAVQKALSVGAIGSKNRRKLVPTRWSITACDSTLADQFLKEVKKFDILDTYRLFEFGSLNNYYIIILTPTEWQYEWYEAFIKLLKNEELIFSDYETTKGKKEYSIVGGCYYTAKMAVLDYLRNIKKQSGLIILREAYDGYVPLGVFNVRENIKKAMKTQYKEFETLNDALKYSGDILKIPISKYVKQGTLLNEMLHTKQTTLDMYFKS; the protein is encoded by the coding sequence ATGAAAACCACTAAAAATGCATATCTTGCAAAGCTAACCGAACAAATTCAAATGAAGTCTGTTAAGATCGGACGTAATTTAGAAGGATCTACACCCCCATCTGTTTTTATTGGAAGATGGTCTTATCCTAAGGTTTATGCAGGTCCTATGATGTCTCCAGAATTAGGAGATACTGCAATTATGGACTCTCCTGAATCATGGATTGGTGAAAATAAAAGTCAAGAAGACATTATAAACTATCGTATGAATTTAGTTCGTGGAAAACATTTGATTAAAATTGATGATTTAGAAAATCCTTTTATTGAAAAACTTCAAGATATTTCTCTTGCATCAAAATCAATTGATAGTGAAGCAACATTTGGTAGTAGACCAACAGGTTCTATGCTTACAGAGGATAGTATGCCTCATGGTCCAAGTGCAGTTATTAAAAAATTTGATATTGATGCTGTTAAATGGGACAGACAACTTGAAAAAACCTATTATGACACCGATTTAAAAGCATCAGAAGCTGTTGTGAATTTACATGAAAAGAATGTTCCTTTTACAGCTGTGCAAAAAGCATTATCTGTTGGAGCTATTGGAAGTAAAAATAGAAGAAAATTAGTACCGACAAGATGGTCAATAACAGCGTGTGACTCTACATTAGCAGACCAATTCTTAAAAGAAGTTAAAAAATTCGATATTCTAGATACCTACAGATTATTTGAATTTGGAAGCCTTAATAATTACTATATAATAATTTTAACCCCAACTGAATGGCAATATGAATGGTATGAAGCATTTATTAAACTACTTAAAAATGAAGAATTAATATTTTCAGATTATGAAACAACTAAAGGTAAAAAAGAATACTCAATAGTTGGTGGATGCTATTACACCGCTAAAATGGCGGTACTTGATTATTTAAGAAACATCAAAAAACAATCAGGATTAATTATTTTAAGAGAAGCTTATGATGGATATGTTCCATTAGGCGTGTTTAATGTTCGTGAAAATATTAAGAAAGCAATGAAAACACAATATAAAGAATTTGAAACATTAAATGATGCTTTAAAATATAGTGGAGATATATTGAAAATACCTATAAGTAAATATGTTAAACAAGGAACATTGTTGAATGAAATGTTGCATACTAAACAAACTACATTAGATATGTACTTTAAATCCTGA
- the guaA gene encoding glutamine-hydrolyzing GMP synthase, with amino-acid sequence MLVPEEFIEDAIQKIKEKIGDDKAIIALSGGVDSSVCSVLVQKAIENNLIAIFVNHGLLREGEVEEVTNTFKDRLNFNYVDASEEFLDALKGVEDPEEKRKIIGKVFIEVFEREAEKTDAKYLVQGTIAPDWIESEGKIKSHHNLALPSGMVLEVVEPIRDLYKDEVREIGLKLDLPEKVIYRQPFPGPGLAVRVIGDLTKEKLEICRKANKIVSDEVEKAGIDKEVWQYFAVLTDTKATGVKGDQRDFGYLVVLRIVNSVDAMTAYVPELPWQLVQKISKRITSEVSEVTHVALSISDKPPATIEFA; translated from the coding sequence ATGTTAGTTCCTGAAGAATTTATTGAAGATGCTATTCAAAAAATTAAAGAAAAAATTGGAGATGATAAAGCTATTATTGCACTTTCTGGTGGTGTAGATAGTTCTGTATGTTCTGTTCTTGTTCAAAAAGCTATTGAAAATAATTTAATAGCAATATTTGTAAACCATGGACTTTTAAGAGAAGGTGAAGTTGAAGAAGTAACTAACACTTTTAAAGACAGATTAAACTTTAATTATGTTGATGCTTCTGAAGAATTTTTAGATGCTCTTAAAGGAGTAGAAGATCCTGAAGAAAAAAGAAAAATCATTGGAAAAGTATTTATTGAGGTATTTGAAAGAGAAGCTGAAAAAACTGATGCTAAATACTTAGTACAAGGAACTATTGCTCCTGATTGGATTGAAAGTGAAGGTAAAATCAAGTCTCACCACAACTTAGCATTGCCAAGTGGAATGGTATTAGAAGTAGTTGAACCAATTCGTGATTTATACAAAGATGAAGTAAGAGAAATTGGTTTAAAATTAGATTTACCTGAGAAAGTTATTTATAGACAACCTTTCCCTGGTCCAGGATTAGCTGTTAGAGTTATTGGTGATTTAACCAAAGAAAAGCTTGAAATATGTAGAAAAGCTAATAAAATTGTTAGTGATGAAGTTGAAAAAGCAGGTATTGATAAAGAAGTTTGGCAATATTTCGCAGTTTTAACTGATACAAAAGCTACTGGAGTTAAAGGAGATCAAAGAGACTTTGGCTATTTAGTAGTTTTAAGAATTGTTAACTCTGTTGATGCAATGACTGCATATGTACCCGAGTTACCTTGGCAACTTGTTCAAAAAATATCTAAAAGAATTACTTCTGAAGTTTCTGAAGTTACTCATGTTGCACTTTCAATTAGTGACAAACCACCAGCTACTATTGAATTTGCTTAA
- a CDS encoding DegT/DnrJ/EryC1/StrS family aminotransferase gives MFKFKTTPQETKKVMSKVASGEIKDINFEDKCKNKISLLTGHEFSKITSSGNNSIFIALSAIDGPVIIPDQGGWHGFKQIAKFLNKKILTLKTDLGLINTSYLDELDIEKNSALIFTSFAAYSAEQDVKSISKYCKNNGIISIEDASAGIGDKQHKLGCGNYSDIIVSSTGSPKMINAGSGGFISTNNEEFFDKTKLPQKLSKTNEIICAGIHNELNNVADKLELTLNANSYVKKHVVNSIYENKRGINTIILNGKYKEISWKLKKLLPIDKSGFITKCPNYNRVKSKGLCIEIKNLDYNCLEKEYLDKIIEAVNNLQQA, from the coding sequence ATGTTCAAATTTAAAACAACACCTCAAGAAACAAAAAAAGTAATGTCTAAAGTTGCATCTGGCGAAATTAAAGACATTAACTTTGAAGATAAATGTAAAAATAAAATATCCTTACTTACTGGTCATGAGTTTAGTAAAATTACTTCAAGTGGGAATAATAGTATTTTTATTGCACTTTCAGCTATTGATGGACCTGTAATAATTCCAGATCAAGGTGGATGGCATGGATTTAAACAAATTGCTAAATTTTTAAATAAAAAAATTCTTACCTTAAAAACAGATTTAGGATTGATAAATACATCATATTTAGATGAATTAGACATTGAAAAAAATTCAGCTTTAATTTTTACTAGTTTTGCAGCTTATAGTGCTGAACAAGATGTTAAAAGTATTTCAAAATATTGTAAAAATAATGGAATTATAAGTATTGAAGATGCATCTGCTGGAATTGGAGATAAACAGCATAAACTTGGTTGTGGAAATTACTCAGACATTATTGTTTCATCTACCGGATCTCCTAAAATGATTAATGCTGGAAGTGGGGGATTTATAAGTACAAACAATGAAGAATTTTTTGATAAAACAAAACTTCCACAAAAATTAAGTAAAACTAATGAAATTATATGTGCAGGTATACATAATGAACTTAATAATGTTGCTGATAAATTAGAACTTACATTAAATGCTAATTCATATGTTAAAAAACATGTAGTAAATTCAATTTATGAAAATAAAAGAGGTATCAATACAATCATATTGAATGGTAAATATAAAGAGATAAGTTGGAAATTAAAAAAATTACTTCCAATTGATAAAAGTGGATTTATTACTAAATGCCCCAATTATAACCGTGTCAAATCAAAAGGACTATGCATTGAAATTAAAAACTTAGACTATAATTGTTTAGAAAAAGAATATTTAGATAAAATAATTGAAGCTGTTAATAATCTACAACAAGCTTAG